A window from Thermoanaerobaculales bacterium encodes these proteins:
- a CDS encoding NAD(P)/FAD-dependent oxidoreductase yields the protein MTATDGERWAIVGGGILGMTLALRLAQRGLSVSIIERAEQLGGLASAWRLGDVVWDRHYHVTLLSDRHTRAILDELGLEQDMRWVPARTGFYTGGRLYSMSSALEFLLFPPLGPVSKARLAATILHASRLTDWKPLEKITVEDWLRTWSGNRTFEKIWLPLLRAKLGNAYTRTSAAFIWATIQRMYAARRSGLKQELFGYLPGGYARMLDALRRRLEEAGVNLFLGMTVAAVRKEQTGEVCVELASGTRIRFDRVVLTVPAPIAARLCPGISDAEQKLLEQVEYQGIVCASLLLKKPLADCYITNVTDARFPFTAVIEMSALVDREQFGGNALVYLPRYLASDDPGFTLPDHEWGERAIEALSTMYPGFNPEDVLAFQVSRERHVYALPTLGYSQRVPALRTSLPGIHVVNSAQIVNGTLNVNETVRLAEESVGLLLSDSTDHGAGTGPWQAPQ from the coding sequence ATGACCGCGACCGACGGCGAGCGCTGGGCGATCGTCGGCGGCGGCATCCTCGGCATGACCCTCGCCCTCCGGCTGGCTCAGCGCGGGTTATCGGTGAGCATCATCGAGCGCGCCGAGCAGCTCGGCGGGCTCGCCAGCGCCTGGCGCCTGGGCGACGTGGTGTGGGACCGCCACTACCACGTCACCCTGCTGTCGGACCGCCACACACGCGCGATCCTCGACGAGCTCGGTCTCGAGCAGGACATGCGATGGGTGCCGGCGCGAACCGGCTTCTACACCGGCGGCCGGCTCTACTCGATGTCGAGCGCGCTCGAGTTCCTGCTGTTTCCGCCGCTCGGACCGGTCAGCAAGGCGAGACTCGCCGCGACCATCCTCCACGCCTCGCGCCTGACCGACTGGAAGCCGCTCGAGAAGATCACGGTGGAGGACTGGCTGCGGACCTGGTCGGGCAACCGGACGTTCGAGAAGATCTGGCTGCCGCTGTTGCGCGCCAAGCTCGGCAACGCCTACACGAGGACCTCGGCGGCGTTCATCTGGGCCACCATCCAGCGGATGTACGCGGCTCGTCGGTCAGGCCTGAAGCAGGAGCTGTTCGGCTATCTGCCCGGCGGCTACGCCCGCATGCTCGACGCGCTCCGCCGGCGGCTGGAGGAGGCCGGCGTGAACCTCTTCCTCGGCATGACCGTAGCCGCGGTCCGGAAGGAGCAGACGGGTGAGGTCTGCGTCGAGCTCGCCAGCGGCACCCGCATCCGCTTCGACCGGGTCGTGCTGACCGTGCCGGCGCCGATCGCGGCCCGGCTGTGCCCCGGCATCTCCGACGCAGAGCAGAAGCTCCTCGAGCAGGTGGAGTACCAGGGCATCGTGTGCGCCTCCCTGCTCTTGAAGAAGCCGCTCGCCGACTGCTACATCACCAACGTCACCGACGCGCGCTTCCCGTTCACGGCCGTGATCGAGATGTCGGCGCTGGTCGACCGCGAGCAGTTCGGCGGAAACGCCCTGGTCTACCTGCCGAGGTACCTCGCGAGCGACGACCCAGGTTTCACCCTCCCCGACCACGAGTGGGGCGAGCGCGCGATCGAGGCCCTCTCCACCATGTACCCGGGCTTCAACCCGGAGGACGTGCTCGCCTTCCAGGTGTCGCGCGAGCGCCACGTCTACGCACTGCCGACTCTCGGCTACTCGCAGCGCGTGCCGGCGCTGCGCACCTCGTTGCCCGGCATCCACGTCGTCAACTCGGCCCAGATCGTCAACGGCACCCTCAACGTCAACGAGACGGTGCGCCTTGCAGAGGAGTCAGTCGGCCTCTTGCTTTCGGATTCCACCGATCATGGCGCGGGGACTGGCCCGTGGCAGGCACCGCAATGA
- a CDS encoding glycosyltransferase has product MPPASAGAVTDAPVCPGPRRHLLTIVLEDYFHVAPLKSVVEKEHWYRFERRFEDNTRRTLDLLDEFDAKATFFVLGCIADEMPELIRAVVDRGHEVASKGYAHRSIDQLSSEEFREDLLRSRDALERASGRAVHGYRIAHRWFGPRDLWALDVLAEEGFRYDSSVCALFHRYAGEPWRRAPHVHSAPAGEIREFPLPAFTVGGWSLPIAGGNYARQFPHWLMRRLVAAWMRAHAQPFLFYFHVWELDPDQPRIQAAPLRERIRQYRNLDKMGDIIRYYLGSYRFTGIADHLGLPIDSAIPVRERRATSAPLHVAGSHAERARAERDPVSVVVPCFNEELILPYLANTLENLERSLGAAYDFRYIFVDDGSADGTLPALEKIFGNRPGCTLLRHGTNRGVAAAILTGIRAADTDVVCSIDCDCTYDPLQLASLIPLLEDGVDMVTASPYHAEGEVRNVPGWRLFLSKSLSRLYRVVLHHRLATYTSCFRVYRRDAVADVEVREGGFLGVAELLGRLDLKGGRIIECPAVLEVRLLGRSKMKTLRTILGHLRLLARLSAARLFKRRPAPSSGL; this is encoded by the coding sequence ATGCCACCGGCGAGCGCCGGCGCCGTTACTGACGCGCCGGTCTGCCCTGGCCCGCGCAGGCACTTGCTGACGATCGTCCTCGAGGACTACTTCCATGTCGCGCCGCTGAAGAGCGTGGTCGAGAAGGAGCACTGGTACCGATTCGAACGGCGATTCGAGGACAACACACGCAGGACGCTCGATCTGCTCGACGAGTTCGACGCGAAGGCCACCTTCTTCGTGCTCGGCTGCATCGCCGACGAGATGCCGGAGCTGATCCGTGCGGTGGTCGATCGTGGCCACGAGGTCGCGAGCAAGGGCTACGCCCATCGCAGCATCGATCAGCTCAGCTCGGAGGAGTTCCGCGAGGATCTCCTGCGCTCTCGTGACGCGCTCGAGCGCGCCTCCGGGCGAGCCGTGCACGGCTACCGGATCGCCCACCGCTGGTTCGGCCCGCGAGACCTGTGGGCGCTCGATGTCCTCGCCGAGGAGGGGTTCCGCTACGACTCGAGCGTGTGTGCGCTCTTCCACCGTTACGCCGGCGAGCCCTGGCGGCGCGCGCCACACGTCCACAGCGCGCCGGCCGGTGAGATTCGGGAGTTCCCGCTGCCGGCCTTCACTGTCGGCGGGTGGTCGCTGCCGATCGCCGGCGGCAACTACGCCCGGCAGTTCCCGCACTGGCTGATGCGGCGGCTGGTGGCGGCGTGGATGCGAGCGCACGCTCAGCCGTTCCTCTTCTACTTCCACGTCTGGGAGCTCGACCCCGACCAGCCCAGGATCCAGGCGGCGCCGCTGCGCGAGCGGATCCGCCAGTACCGGAACCTCGACAAGATGGGCGACATCATCCGGTACTACCTGGGCAGCTATCGCTTTACGGGGATCGCGGATCACCTCGGACTGCCGATCGACAGTGCGATCCCGGTTCGGGAGAGGCGTGCGACATCCGCTCCGCTGCACGTGGCTGGATCGCACGCGGAGAGGGCGCGGGCGGAGCGGGACCCGGTGTCGGTCGTGGTCCCCTGCTTCAACGAGGAGCTGATCCTGCCCTACCTCGCGAACACGCTCGAGAACCTCGAGCGCTCACTAGGGGCGGCGTACGACTTTCGGTACATATTCGTCGACGATGGCAGCGCCGACGGGACCTTGCCGGCGCTCGAGAAGATCTTCGGCAACCGTCCCGGCTGCACCCTGCTGCGGCACGGGACGAACCGCGGCGTCGCCGCAGCGATCCTGACCGGCATCCGGGCCGCCGACACCGACGTCGTGTGCTCGATCGACTGCGACTGCACCTACGACCCCCTGCAGCTCGCCTCGCTCATCCCGCTGCTCGAGGACGGCGTGGACATGGTCACTGCCTCGCCGTACCACGCAGAGGGTGAGGTCCGTAACGTGCCGGGCTGGCGGCTCTTCCTGTCGAAGTCGCTGTCGAGGCTGTACCGCGTAGTGCTACACCACCGCCTGGCGACCTACACCAGCTGCTTCAGGGTCTACCGCCGCGACGCGGTCGCCGACGTGGAGGTCCGCGAGGGAGGGTTCCTCGGCGTCGCCGAGCTGCTCGGGCGGCTCGACCTGAAGGGCGGCAGGATCATCGAGTGTCCGGCGGTGCTCGAGGTGCGGCTGCTCGGACGCTCCAAGATGAAGACCCTGCGCACGATCCTCGGCCACCTTCGGCTGCTCGCCCGGCTGAGCGCCGCCCGCCTCTTCAAGCGACGGCCAGCCCCCTCGTCGGGCCTGTAG
- a CDS encoding Gfo/Idh/MocA family oxidoreductase, which translates to MRYDRVRFGIVGAGAISQGYGQAFQGCGEAVAVAVADTRLDAAKSLGEVLGCPAFTSHAAMADACELDAVLICTPPSSHAEICLDFIDRGVNVLCEKPFTVTVAEAETVVCTAREKGVKITMASKFRYVDDVIRAKQIVDSGILGDVVLFDNAFTARVDMSRRWNSDPTISGGGVLIDNGTHSVDIARYFLGPLSGVHVMEGRRSQGLKVEDTVQVFVRSERGAMGTIDLSWSINKELERYISIYGSQGTVIVGWKKSRYRQASSPDWVSFGTGYDKVRAFRNQIVNFSRAIRGDDVLLIDGTDALASVRVVDAAYQSLQQNHWISVSNGASATA; encoded by the coding sequence ATGCGATACGACAGGGTCCGCTTCGGCATCGTCGGCGCCGGCGCCATCTCCCAGGGCTACGGCCAGGCCTTCCAGGGCTGCGGCGAGGCCGTGGCCGTGGCCGTGGCCGACACCCGGCTCGACGCGGCGAAGTCGCTCGGCGAGGTGCTCGGCTGCCCGGCCTTCACCTCGCACGCGGCGATGGCCGACGCCTGCGAGCTCGACGCGGTGCTGATCTGCACCCCACCGTCGAGCCACGCGGAGATCTGCCTGGACTTCATCGACCGCGGCGTCAACGTGCTTTGCGAGAAGCCGTTCACCGTCACCGTCGCGGAGGCCGAGACGGTGGTCTGCACGGCGCGCGAGAAGGGCGTCAAGATCACCATGGCGTCCAAGTTCCGCTACGTCGACGACGTCATCCGCGCCAAGCAGATCGTCGACTCCGGGATCCTCGGTGACGTCGTGCTCTTCGACAACGCCTTCACTGCGCGGGTCGACATGTCCAGGCGCTGGAACTCCGATCCCACGATCAGCGGAGGCGGCGTGCTGATCGACAACGGCACCCACTCGGTGGACATCGCCCGCTACTTCCTCGGCCCGCTCTCCGGCGTCCACGTCATGGAGGGCCGGCGCAGCCAAGGCCTAAAGGTTGAGGACACGGTGCAAGTGTTCGTTCGCTCAGAACGCGGTGCCATGGGAACCATCGACCTGTCGTGGAGCATCAACAAGGAGCTGGAGCGATACATCAGCATCTACGGCAGCCAGGGCACGGTGATCGTCGGGTGGAAGAAGTCCAGGTACCGCCAGGCCTCATCGCCCGACTGGGTTTCGTTCGGCACCGGCTACGATAAAGTCCGCGCCTTCCGCAACCAGATCGTCAACTTCAGCCGCGCCATCCGCGGCGACGATGTCCTCCTGATCGACGGCACCGATGCCCTGGCGTCGGTTCGCGTCGTCGACGCCGCCTACCAGTCGCTGCAACAGAACCACTGGATCAGCGTCAGCAACGGCGCGAGCGCGACGGCGTAA
- a CDS encoding nucleotide sugar dehydrogenase: MNEIASSLLTKVKSREALVGIIGLGYVGLPLALAFAERGFRVLGFDVDPHKVQCLRRGECYIKHIERSRILAAVESERFSATSEFGRLSEPDVILICVPTPLGPHREPDMRYVEGSAWQIRNRIRKGQLIVLESTTYPGTTDELVLPILADTDAGCSDPQTAREVERGERFTARAGSGDRPDSCRGDSPRSASASGLPSLVCGKDFFLAFSPEREDPGNPRFGTTNTPKVVGGVDQVSGDLAEALYEEVMETTVRVGSARIAEAAKLMENIFRAVNIALVNELKIVFDRLDIDIWDVLDAADTKPFGFMRFNPGPGLGGHCIPIDPFYLAWKAREHGVSPKFIELAGEVNMRMPEYVTERLSMALNERGIPVKDSRVLVLGLAYKPDVDDPRESPAFEIIDLLLARGAHVSYHDPHIPTAPRMRSWPDLPLMSSVALTAGVLQAIDVALIVTDHRAVDYELILEYAPLVVDTRGVFRHRNGKVRRA, encoded by the coding sequence ATGAACGAAATCGCTTCGTCTCTTCTCACAAAGGTCAAGTCGCGCGAGGCCCTGGTAGGCATCATCGGGCTCGGCTACGTTGGACTTCCGCTGGCACTTGCATTTGCCGAGCGGGGCTTCAGGGTACTCGGCTTCGATGTCGACCCGCACAAGGTTCAGTGTCTCAGGCGCGGGGAGTGCTACATCAAACACATCGAGCGCAGCCGGATCCTCGCGGCGGTAGAGTCGGAGCGTTTCTCGGCCACCTCCGAATTCGGACGGCTCAGCGAACCCGATGTCATTCTGATCTGTGTCCCAACCCCACTCGGCCCGCACCGCGAGCCTGATATGCGCTACGTCGAGGGCTCGGCCTGGCAAATTCGAAATCGAATTCGCAAGGGGCAGCTCATCGTGCTGGAGTCCACGACCTACCCAGGTACCACCGACGAGCTGGTGCTGCCGATCCTTGCCGACACCGATGCTGGTTGTTCGGACCCCCAGACCGCTCGGGAGGTGGAGAGAGGCGAACGGTTCACCGCGAGAGCCGGATCCGGCGACCGGCCTGACTCTTGCCGTGGTGACTCACCACGTTCGGCCAGCGCGAGTGGACTTCCGTCGCTGGTCTGTGGCAAGGACTTCTTTCTCGCGTTCTCGCCGGAGCGCGAGGACCCCGGGAACCCTCGCTTCGGCACGACCAACACTCCCAAGGTTGTGGGAGGCGTTGATCAAGTCTCCGGTGATCTCGCTGAAGCGCTCTACGAGGAGGTGATGGAGACCACCGTGCGTGTCGGGTCAGCGCGGATCGCAGAGGCCGCGAAGCTCATGGAGAACATCTTCCGCGCGGTTAACATCGCCCTAGTCAATGAGCTCAAGATTGTTTTTGACCGCTTGGACATCGACATCTGGGACGTACTCGACGCGGCCGACACCAAGCCCTTCGGTTTCATGCGCTTCAACCCGGGTCCTGGACTTGGGGGACACTGCATCCCGATTGACCCCTTCTACTTGGCATGGAAGGCGAGAGAGCACGGCGTGTCGCCGAAGTTCATCGAGCTCGCCGGCGAGGTCAACATGCGGATGCCGGAGTATGTCACCGAGCGCCTATCCATGGCGCTCAACGAACGCGGCATCCCCGTCAAGGACTCGCGCGTTTTGGTGTTGGGCCTCGCTTACAAGCCCGACGTTGACGATCCTCGTGAGAGCCCTGCATTCGAGATTATTGACCTGCTGCTTGCCCGGGGCGCCCATGTCAGCTACCACGACCCGCACATCCCGACGGCGCCGAGGATGCGCAGCTGGCCCGATCTGCCACTGATGTCCTCGGTGGCGTTGACCGCTGGTGTCCTGCAGGCGATCGACGTCGCGCTCATCGTAACCGACCACCGCGCCGTGGACTATGAGCTCATCCTCGAGTACGCGCCGTTAGTTGTTGACACTCGCGGGGTTTTCCGCCACCGGAACGGCAAAGTCCGCCGCGCGTGA
- a CDS encoding cysteine desulfurase-like protein, translated as MAIEISDELRRWIRGQFTALAGETVFLENAGGAQVPQSVVDRMRDYMVGTYVQLGASYPLSVRASATVDEARAFVKLLFGGVDGEVVLGPSTSALLQMLADCYAKVLEPGSEVVVARCGHEANVGPWVRLERVGVKVRRWEVDPKTFDSPIDALAHMLTDRTALVALPHVSNLLGGIFDVQAITKLAHAAGARVVVDGVAYAPHRAMDVEAWGVDWYAFSTYKVYGPHMAALWGRREAMAGLEGPNHFFVAPGDVPYKLELGGVNHEACAGLLGVRDYLAFLADEAPLDRLDRHGVERAFDVVAACELPVQARLVEYLLSRPEVKIIGPHHARESRVGTVSFVHRSKSSREITEVVDRSGIAIRSGHMYAHRLCEALNLDPADGVVRVSLVHYNTVEEIGRLIAVLDRVL; from the coding sequence ATGGCGATCGAGATATCGGACGAGCTGCGTCGCTGGATTCGCGGACAGTTCACTGCGTTGGCAGGGGAGACGGTGTTCCTGGAAAACGCCGGTGGGGCGCAGGTGCCGCAGTCGGTGGTCGACCGGATGCGGGACTACATGGTGGGGACCTACGTCCAGCTCGGTGCGAGCTACCCGCTGTCGGTGCGGGCGTCCGCGACCGTGGACGAGGCGCGAGCGTTCGTGAAGCTGCTCTTCGGCGGTGTCGACGGCGAGGTGGTCCTGGGGCCGTCGACGTCGGCTCTGCTGCAGATGCTCGCCGACTGCTACGCGAAGGTGCTCGAGCCGGGCAGCGAGGTGGTGGTCGCCCGCTGCGGGCACGAGGCCAACGTCGGGCCGTGGGTCCGGCTCGAGCGGGTCGGCGTGAAGGTCCGGCGGTGGGAGGTGGATCCCAAGACCTTCGACAGCCCGATCGACGCGCTCGCGCACATGCTCACCGATCGGACGGCGCTTGTCGCCTTACCCCACGTGTCGAATCTGCTCGGAGGCATCTTTGACGTTCAGGCGATCACCAAGCTCGCGCACGCCGCCGGCGCCCGCGTGGTCGTCGACGGCGTCGCCTACGCGCCGCACCGGGCCATGGACGTCGAGGCGTGGGGCGTCGACTGGTACGCCTTCTCCACTTACAAGGTCTACGGGCCGCACATGGCCGCGCTGTGGGGGAGGCGGGAGGCGATGGCCGGGCTGGAAGGCCCCAACCACTTCTTCGTCGCTCCCGGCGACGTGCCCTACAAGCTCGAGCTCGGCGGTGTCAACCACGAGGCCTGCGCCGGTTTGCTCGGCGTGCGGGACTACCTGGCATTCCTGGCTGACGAAGCCCCACTCGATCGACTCGATCGGCACGGCGTCGAGCGGGCATTCGACGTCGTGGCCGCCTGCGAGCTGCCGGTTCAGGCTCGGCTTGTCGAGTACCTGCTGTCGCGGCCGGAGGTGAAGATCATTGGTCCCCATCACGCCCGGGAGTCGCGGGTCGGGACCGTCAGCTTCGTGCACCGCTCGAAGAGCTCGCGCGAGATCACCGAGGTGGTCGACCGCTCGGGGATCGCGATTCGCAGCGGCCACATGTACGCCCACCGGCTGTGCGAAGCGCTCAACCTCGACCCGGCCGACGGCGTCGTCCGTGTCAGCCTCGTCCACTACAACACGGTCGAGGAGATCGGCCGGCTGATCGCGGTCCTGGATCGAGTCTTGTAG
- a CDS encoding acyltransferase has product MATRIHPTAIIEDGVVIGDGTSIWDNVHIRHGATIGRDCIVGEKSYIAYDVKIGDLVKINAMVYICTAVTIEDGVMISAGTVFTNDRFPRATTVDLARLRPSEPDADTLPTLVRAGATIGAGCVIGNDLEIGRFAMVGMGALVTKSVADFHLVLGHPARPVGCVCRCGHLLVRLDDMREPVMDASCGHCGLPYRISGHKVEELNPPS; this is encoded by the coding sequence GTGGCGACCCGCATCCACCCGACCGCGATCATCGAGGACGGCGTCGTGATCGGCGACGGCACCTCGATCTGGGACAACGTCCACATCCGGCACGGCGCCACCATCGGCCGCGACTGCATCGTCGGCGAGAAGAGCTACATCGCCTACGACGTGAAGATCGGCGACCTGGTCAAAATCAACGCCATGGTCTACATATGCACCGCCGTGACCATCGAGGACGGGGTCATGATCAGCGCCGGCACGGTCTTCACCAACGACCGCTTCCCGCGAGCGACGACTGTCGACCTGGCGCGCCTCCGTCCGTCAGAGCCCGACGCGGACACGCTGCCGACCCTGGTCCGAGCCGGAGCGACCATAGGCGCCGGCTGCGTGATCGGCAACGATCTGGAGATCGGCCGTTTCGCGATGGTCGGCATGGGCGCCCTGGTCACCAAGTCGGTGGCCGACTTCCACCTCGTGCTCGGCCACCCGGCGCGTCCGGTCGGCTGCGTCTGCCGCTGCGGCCACCTGCTCGTTCGCCTTGACGACATGAGAGAGCCGGTGATGGATGCCTCCTGCGGCCACTGCGGCCTACCCTACCGGATCAGCGGGCACAAGGTTGAGGAGCTCAACCCGCCGTCATGA
- the wecB gene encoding UDP-N-acetylglucosamine 2-epimerase (non-hydrolyzing) — translation MTARVLTLFGTRPEVIKLAPVIRRLEEFPSAFETVNVASSQHTSLLHPFVESFGIRIDHDLEVMRADQSPHEVCARVLTAMESLLAELRPDLILVQGDTTTTLAGALAGFYSRIPVGHVEAGLRTSDPMSPFPEEMNRRLVSRVATYHFAATSHNRRTLRDEGVPDETIFVTGNPVVDALHVILARPRDRGAIDDVVDATDGSRRIVLTTHRRESLGQTMRENLAVLRRFVESSQDVTLIFPVHPNPSVKEAAREELTDHSRIHLIDPLGYEDFIHLLSRSWLIVSDSGGVQEEAPTLGKPVLILRENTERPEAVEAGVARLVGGDPHRLATMLEELDTDPSWIESVGAIDNPFGRGDSARRIVSAVAELLGVSTPKNRFKEGSVA, via the coding sequence GTGACCGCCCGAGTCCTCACCCTGTTCGGCACTCGCCCCGAGGTGATCAAGCTCGCCCCGGTCATTCGCCGTCTCGAGGAGTTTCCGTCCGCGTTCGAGACCGTCAACGTCGCCTCCTCGCAGCACACGAGCTTGCTCCACCCCTTCGTGGAGTCGTTCGGCATCCGGATCGACCACGACCTCGAGGTGATGCGCGCCGACCAGTCGCCGCACGAGGTGTGCGCGCGAGTGCTGACGGCCATGGAGTCCTTGCTTGCCGAGCTGCGGCCTGACCTGATCCTGGTCCAAGGCGACACTACCACCACCCTCGCCGGTGCCCTCGCCGGCTTCTACAGCCGCATCCCGGTCGGCCACGTCGAGGCCGGCCTGCGCACAAGCGATCCGATGAGCCCGTTCCCAGAGGAGATGAACCGCCGGCTGGTGAGCCGCGTCGCCACCTACCACTTCGCCGCGACCTCGCACAACCGGCGCACTCTGCGCGACGAGGGCGTCCCTGACGAGACCATCTTCGTCACCGGCAACCCGGTGGTCGACGCGCTCCACGTGATCCTGGCCCGGCCGCGGGATCGGGGTGCCATTGACGATGTCGTGGACGCGACCGACGGCAGCCGCCGCATCGTGCTCACCACGCACCGCCGCGAGAGCCTCGGCCAAACCATGCGCGAGAACCTCGCCGTCCTGCGGCGCTTCGTGGAGTCAAGTCAGGACGTCACTCTGATCTTTCCGGTCCACCCGAACCCGTCCGTCAAGGAGGCTGCGCGCGAGGAGCTGACCGATCACTCGAGAATCCACCTCATCGACCCGCTCGGCTACGAGGACTTCATCCACCTCCTCTCGCGAAGCTGGTTGATCGTGTCGGACTCGGGTGGCGTCCAGGAGGAGGCCCCGACACTGGGCAAGCCGGTCCTCATCCTGCGCGAGAACACCGAGCGTCCCGAGGCGGTGGAGGCGGGCGTGGCCCGGCTGGTCGGGGGCGACCCGCACCGGCTCGCCACGATGCTGGAGGAGCTCGACACCGATCCGTCGTGGATCGAGTCGGTCGGAGCGATCGACAACCCATTCGGCCGGGGCGACAGCGCGCGGCGCATCGTGTCCGCCGTGGCGGAGTTGTTGGGCGTGAGCACGCCCAAGAATAGATTCAAGGAAGGCAGCGTGGCCTGA
- a CDS encoding transposase has protein sequence MDRDDGSALGPVFCEPQNPRSLPFSPGRSRGRLPHLIKPGCTYFVTFCLQQSRCAHARNRRRPEPAAEPEEVAQLSEPPPASAAPLLGLPRIARVVEFALLHFQGRRYGLHAWCVMPDHVHVLLTPFEDRPLETILHSWKSFTASEANKMLHRVGVFWQRESFDHLVRSPEAFQRFLDYIEANPVAAGLCSVASEWPFSSARHRSALGIVG, from the coding sequence ATGGACCGCGATGACGGAAGCGCATTGGGCCCGGTGTTCTGCGAGCCGCAGAACCCGCGATCGCTTCCGTTCAGCCCCGGGAGATCTAGGGGCAGGCTTCCTCATCTGATCAAGCCGGGCTGCACCTATTTCGTGACCTTCTGCCTCCAGCAGTCGCGCTGCGCTCACGCACGGAATCGACGTCGTCCGGAGCCTGCGGCCGAACCCGAGGAGGTTGCTCAGCTGTCGGAGCCGCCACCGGCGTCGGCGGCCCCGCTGCTCGGCTTGCCGAGAATCGCTCGTGTCGTGGAGTTCGCGCTGCTGCACTTCCAGGGCCGACGATACGGACTCCACGCCTGGTGCGTCATGCCGGACCACGTTCACGTGTTGTTGACGCCTTTCGAGGATCGCCCCCTGGAGACGATCCTGCACTCGTGGAAGTCCTTCACCGCGAGCGAGGCGAACAAGATGCTGCATCGCGTGGGAGTCTTCTGGCAGCGCGAGTCCTTTGACCACCTCGTCCGCAGCCCGGAGGCATTCCAGAGGTTCTTGGATTACATCGAAGCCAACCCGGTGGCCGCGGGCTTGTGCTCAGTGGCGTCGGAGTGGCCGTTCAGCAGCGCCCGTCATCGCAGCGCGCTTGGGATCGTGGGGTAG
- a CDS encoding DegT/DnrJ/EryC1/StrS family aminotransferase: MTTTRSTVTKMVLPSDQDASGRTLGQDELDLLAQAIAAGKLFAPKGRFVHELEARFAEMLGASRAYACTSGSAAVHTAIAAINPEPGDEIVTTSVTDMGALTPILYQGAIPVFADVDPITCNVTARTIEERLSGRTKAIIVTHLFGSPCDMTSIMALADSRGIPVIEDSAQALMAEHRGRKVGSFGSVGCFSLQQGKHITTGEGGLVVSNDPEIARRLFLYINKAWGYGDEKPDHYFLALNYRMNEITGAVAVAQLAKLREVAERRIASAGQLTTMLEGVPGITTPPVPDGDVHTFWKYCLNVDPDIIQGGSPALGGALKEFDIASAPRYIQKPSFMCQIFREQRTFGESRWPFTLARPEAVDYDPTKFPGTMRGLERILVLPWNEKYTTEHVRYIADAVHSSVTKLAR; encoded by the coding sequence ATGACAACGACGAGATCGACCGTGACCAAGATGGTCCTGCCGTCGGACCAGGACGCCTCGGGCCGGACCCTCGGCCAGGACGAGCTCGACCTGCTCGCCCAGGCGATCGCGGCCGGAAAGCTGTTCGCCCCCAAGGGACGCTTCGTCCACGAGCTCGAGGCCCGCTTCGCCGAGATGCTGGGCGCCTCCAGAGCCTATGCATGCACCTCGGGCAGCGCCGCCGTTCATACCGCGATCGCGGCCATCAACCCGGAGCCCGGCGACGAGATCGTCACCACCTCGGTCACCGACATGGGCGCCCTGACCCCGATCCTCTACCAGGGCGCGATCCCGGTCTTCGCCGACGTCGATCCGATCACCTGCAACGTCACGGCCCGGACCATCGAGGAGCGGCTGAGCGGTCGCACCAAGGCGATCATCGTCACCCACCTCTTCGGCTCGCCGTGCGACATGACCTCGATCATGGCGCTCGCCGACTCGAGGGGCATCCCGGTCATCGAGGACTCCGCGCAGGCGCTCATGGCCGAGCACCGGGGCCGCAAGGTCGGTAGCTTCGGCTCCGTCGGCTGCTTCAGCCTCCAGCAGGGCAAGCACATCACCACCGGAGAGGGTGGGCTGGTGGTCTCGAACGACCCCGAGATCGCACGCCGGCTCTTCCTGTACATCAACAAGGCCTGGGGCTACGGCGACGAGAAGCCCGACCACTACTTCCTGGCGCTCAACTACCGGATGAACGAGATCACCGGAGCGGTCGCGGTGGCCCAGCTCGCCAAGCTCCGCGAGGTCGCCGAACGCCGCATCGCGTCCGCCGGCCAACTCACCACCATGCTCGAAGGCGTCCCCGGGATCACCACGCCGCCTGTCCCGGACGGCGATGTCCACACCTTTTGGAAGTACTGCCTCAACGTCGACCCCGATATCATCCAGGGTGGCTCGCCGGCGCTCGGCGGCGCCCTCAAGGAGTTCGACATCGCGTCGGCCCCTCGCTACATCCAGAAGCCGTCGTTCATGTGCCAGATCTTCCGCGAGCAGCGCACGTTCGGCGAGAGCCGCTGGCCGTTCACGCTGGCGCGGCCGGAGGCCGTCGACTACGATCCAACCAAGTTCCCGGGCACGATGCGGGGCCTCGAGCGGATCCTGGTGCTGCCCTGGAACGAGAAGTACACGACCGAGCACGTGCGCTACATCGCGGACGCCGTGCACAGCTCGGTTACCAAGCTGGCGAGGTGA